One Cicer arietinum cultivar CDC Frontier isolate Library 1 chromosome 8, Cicar.CDCFrontier_v2.0, whole genome shotgun sequence DNA segment encodes these proteins:
- the LOC101513016 gene encoding uncharacterized protein encodes MKIRRFCLSQPLQPQQTMFLFSTRSRFVSLFIPKKFLPFNFIPSFCFSASTLFPQFNNPHLDNSISLFNSLLRKNPTPPPIEFGKILGSIVKAKHYSIAISLFQQMEIRGINPDFVTCSLLINCFCQLGHITFAFSVFSKILKRGYHPNTITLNTLIKGFCLKGEVHKALHFHDKVVAQGFQLNQVSYGTLINGLCKVGETRAALELLRRVDGKLVQPNVVMYSTIIDSMCKDKLVSDACDLYSEMVVKRISPDVVTYNALISGFCIMGQLKEGIDLLKKMTLENINPNVYTFNILVDAFCKEGKLKEAKNVFLVMMKKDIKPDIFTYSSLIDGYCLVNKVNKAKSILNIMAQRGVAPDVTSYTIVINGLCKIKMVDEAMNLFKEMQSRKIVPNVVTYSSLIDGLCRSGRITYALELVCEMHDRGQPPNIYTYSSILDALCKSHDVDKAIALLKKFKDLGIQPNMCTYNILLNGLCKSGRIKDSQKIFEYLLVKGYNLDVYAYTIMIQGFCNKGLLDEALDLFSKMKDNGCIPDALTYEIVIHSLFEKYEIEKAEKLLREMIVRGLL; translated from the coding sequence ATGAAAATTCGAAGGTTTTGTTTATCGCAGCCACTGCAACCACAACAAacaatgtttttgttttcaacTAGGTCAAGGtttgtttctcttttcattCCCAAAAAGTTTCTTCCTTTTAATTTCATTCCCTCCTTTTGCTTCTCAGCTTCAACCCTATTCCCTCAATTCAATAATCCTCATCTTGACAATTCCATTTCATTGTTCAATTCTTTGCTCCGTAAGAATCCTACCCCACCACCCATTGAATTTGGCAAGATTTTAGGTTCCATTGTGAAAGCTAAGCATTACTCAATTGCTATTTCCCTTTTTCAACAAATGGAAATTAGGGGAATTAACCCTGACTTTGTAACTTGCAGTCTCTTAATCAATTGTTTTTGCCAATTAGGTCATATCACTTTTGCTTTCTCTGTTTTCTCAAAGATTCTCAAAAGGGGTTATCACCCAAATACAATAACTTTGAATACACTCATCAAGGGTTTTTGTCTCAAAGGCGAGGTTCATAAAGCATTGCACTTTCATGACAAGGTGGTAGCACAAGGATTTCAGTTGAATCAAGTTAGTTACGGGACTTTGATCAACGGGTTATGTAAAGTTGGAGAAACAAGAGCAGCTCTAGAGTTGCTGAGACGAGTTGATGGGAAATTGGTTCAACCTAATGTGGTAATGTACAGCACGATTATTGATAGTATGTGCAAAGATAAACTTGTTTCTGATGCTTGTGATTTATATTCTGAAATGGTTGTCAAGAGAATTTCTCCTGATGTTGTCACTTACAATGCACTAATTAGTGGCTTTTGCATCATGGGTCAATTGAAAGAAGGaattgatttgttaaaaaaaatgacattggAAAACATCAACCCAAATGTgtatacttttaatatattgGTTGATGCTTTTTGTAAGGAAGGGAAGTTAAAAGAAGCTAAAAATGTGtttcttgtgatgatgaaaAAAGACATAAAACCTGATATTTTTACTTATAGCTCTTTAATAGATGGATATTGCCTCGTTAATAAAGTGAACAAGGCTAAGAGTATACTCAACATTATGGCCCAAAGGGGAGTGGCTCCTGACGTTACGAGCTACACTATTGTGATTAATGGACTTTGTAAGATTAAAATGGTGGATGAAGCCATGAACCTCTTCAAAGAAATGCAGTCCAGAAAAATTGTTCCTAATGTTGTAACTTACAGTTCCCTCATCGATGGTTTGTGCAGATCGGGGAGAATTACATATGCTTTGGAGCTTGTTTGTGAGATGCATGATAGGGGCCAACCACCTAATATATATACTTACAGTTCTATATTGGATGCTTTATGCAAAAGCCATGATGTTGACAAGGCAATTgcattattgaaaaaatttaaagacttGGGTATTCAACCAAATATGTGCACATATAATATTCTTCTCAATGGATTGTGTAAAAGTGGACGAATAAAGGATTCACAAAAGATTTTTGAATATCTTTTGGTCAAAGGCTACAATCTTGATGTCTATGCATATACCATTATGATACAAGGGTTTTGTAACAAGGGCTTGTTGGACGAAGCGTTggatttgttttcaaaaatgaaaGACAATGGCTGCATTCCAGATGCTTTAACTTATGAAATAGTTATTCATTCCCtctttgaaaaatatgaaattgaaaaaGCGGAGAAACTTCTTCGGGAAATGATTGTGAGAGGTCTTCTTTAA